The following coding sequences are from one Musa acuminata AAA Group cultivar baxijiao chromosome BXJ1-6, Cavendish_Baxijiao_AAA, whole genome shotgun sequence window:
- the LOC135676473 gene encoding peroxidase 47-like → MVASFVVVLFLLIELLISGAEALSMDYYMMSCPFMDQIVRNTVNQALRQDPTLAAGLLRLHFHDCFVQGCDASVLIDSTEDNTAEKDSPANLSLRGYEVIDTAKKSIEDQCPGVVSCADIVAVAARDAVFWAGGPFYEISKGRKDGRRSKIEDTVNLPAPTLNSTALIKVFDQHGFDARELVALSGAHTLGVARCASFKNRLSNFDSANDVDPTLDSSFSRTLSRACSAGDDTQVPFDRTRNSFDTGYFNALQRSMGLLSSDQTLFTDPRTRPVVSGYAANVAMFFLDFQQAVIKMGFLDVKEGSQGEVRLHCRRVN, encoded by the exons ATGGTTGCTTCCTTCGTGGTGGTGTTGTTCCTGCTAATTGAGCTGCTCATCAGTGGCGCAGAGGCTTTAAGTATGGATTACTACATGATGAGCTGCCCTTTCATGGATCAAATAGTGAGGAACACAGTGAATCAAGCTCTGAGACAGGATCCCACTCTGGCTGCGGGGCTTCTGAGACTGCACTTCCATGACTGTTTCGTCCAG GGATGTGATGCGTCCGTTCTCATCGATTCCACGGAGGATAACACTGCAGAGAAGGACTCTCCTGCAAACCTAAGTTTACGTGGCTATGAGGTCATAGACACGGCAAAGAAATCCATCGAGGATCAATGTCCAGGAGTCGTCTCATGTGCCGATATCGTCGCAGTGGCAGCTAGAGATGCCGTTTTCTGG GCTGGTGGCCCCTTCTATGAGATCTCGAAAGGGAGAAAGGATGGGAGAAGGTCCAAAATAGAAGACACGGTCAACCTTCCTGCCCCCACCCTCAACAGCACAGCCCTCATCAAGGTGTTTGATCAGCATGGGTTTGATGCACGGGAGCTGGTGGCTTTGTCCG GTGCGCACACTCTGGGCGTTGCGAGGTGTGCGTCGTTCAAGAACCGGCTGAGCAACTTCGACTCCGCCAATGACGTCGACCCGACGCTGGACTCGAGCTTCTCGAGGACGCTGTCGAGAGCGTGCAGCGCCGGCGACGACACGCAGGTGCCGTTCGACAGGACCAGGAACTCCTTCGACACCGGCTACTTCAACGCGCTGCAGAGAAGCATGGGGCTGCTCTCCTCCGACCAAACCCTGTTCACCGACCCTCGCACGCGGCCCGTCGTCAGCGGCTACGCCGCCAACGTGGCCATGTTCTTCCTCGACTTCCAGCAGGCCGTCATCAAGATGGGCTTTCTTGATGTCAAAGAGGGCAGCCAAGGAGAGGTTCGGCTCCACTGCCGCAGGGTCAACTGA
- the LOC135676474 gene encoding ras-related protein RABA2a-like, with the protein MEDRRREMARRGGLEDEYDCLFKVVLIGDSGVGKSNLLSRFTRNHFSIDSKSTIGVEFATRTLQVEGKTVKAQIWDTAGQERYRAITSAYYRGALGALLVYDVTKPKSFENVDRWLKELRDHADANIVVMLIGNKTDLKHLRAVASEDAQSFAEKEGLSFVETSALEATNVEKAFQIVLAEIYRIISKKSLASSTQPPTEGIKEGSTIVVSGSDTSSTQTRCCST; encoded by the exons ATGGAGGACAGACGGAGGGAGATGGCGAGGCGAGGGGGGCTGGAAGATGAGTACGATTGTCTGTTCAAGGTGGTGCTGATCGGCGACTCCGGCGTCGGCAAATCCAACCTCCTCTCCCGCTTCACCCGCAACCACTTCTCCATCGACTCCAAGTCCACCATCGGCGTCGAATTCGCCACACGAACCCTCCAG GTAGAAGGCAAGACAGTGAAAGCACAGATATGGGACACAGCAGGCCAGGAACGATACCGGGCAATTACCAGTGCCTACTACCGCGGTGCTCTTGGTGCACTGCTCGTCTACGACGTGACCAAACCGAAGTCCTTCGAGAATGTCGACCGGTGGCTCAAGGAGCTGCGTGATCATGCCGACGCCAACATCGTGGTCATGCTCATCGGCAACAAGACTGATCTCAAACATCTTCGCGCCGTCGCCTCCGAGGACGCACAGAGCTTCGCTGAGAAGGAAGGTCTCTCCTTCGTCGAGACCTCTGCGCTCGAGGCCACAAACGTGGAGAAGGCCTTTCAGATCGTTCTCGCGGAGATATATCGGATCATCAGTAAGAAGTCCTTGGCGTCGTCAACTCAGCCTCCTACAGAAGGAATCAAAGAAGGGAGCACAATTGTGGTTTCAGGGTCTGATACAAGCAGTACACAAACTAGGTGCTGCTCCACATAG
- the LOC135676475 gene encoding uncharacterized protein LOC135676475 isoform X1 gives MAGASDLAVSRGWGRGWTVAGVGKGSGVRAVALLDPSARCRVPVRLQDYTCHVGRFSLHDPKIKYASSHRRLHACMALVDDKIVQPPNVVKPNLALAYDLVQGSLVSWNSFTDKSIPDPPTAVLLHGILGSRKNWGSFAKRLAQEFPTWQFLLVDLRCHGESALIKKNGPHTVASAALDVLKLVAQLRVTPRVLVGHSFGGKVALSMVEQAAKPLARPVRVWVLDATPGKVRAGGDGEDHPGELIAFLSMMPRQVSSKQNVVDALIQEGFSTDIARWMATNLRPVSQPGSPSSGFSWIFDLKGIADMYKSYEETNLWETVENVPRGVHVNFLKAERSLHRWALEDLRRIRAAEELAADEGAGVQLHVLEDAGHWVHADNPDGLFRILSSSFLGLRTQ, from the exons ATGGCGGGGGCTTCGGATCTTGCGGTGTCGCGCGGGTGGGGGCGGGGCTGGACGGTCGCTGGTGTGGGGAAAGGGTCGGGTGTTCGTGCTGTTGCGCTTCTCGATCCGAGCGCTAGATGTAGGGTTCCGGTCCGTCTTCAG GATTACACATGCCATGTTGGtcgattttctctacatgatccaaaGATAAAATATGCTTCATCTCATCGAAGATTACATGCGTGCATGGCGTTAGTTGATGATAAAATTGTTCAGCCACCTAATGTTGTGAAACCTAACTTAGCACTG GCATATGATCTGGTCCAAGGAAGCCTT GTAAGTTGGAATTCTTTTACGGACAAGTCAATACCTGATCCACCAACTGCTGTTCTCCTGCATGGAATTCTTGGTTCCAGGAAGAACTGGG GGTCTTTTGCTAAGAGATTGGCGCAAGAGTTTCCGACGTGGCAG TTTCTTTTAGTTGACTTGCGTTGCCATGGTGAATCGGCATTGATAAAGAAAAATGGGCCTCATACTGTTGCCTCAGCTGCACTTGACGTTTTAAAGCTT GTTGCACAACTTAGAGTGACACCTCGTGTCTTAGTTGGCCACAGCTTTGGCGGAAAAG TGGCCTTAAGTATGGTAGAACAAGCTGCAAAACCTCTTGCTAGACCTGTCAGG GTTTGGGTTCTTGATGCTACTCCCGGGAAGGTTCGAGCTGGAGGAGATGGTGAAGATCATCCTGGAGAATTGATTGCTTTTTTGAGTATGATGCCAAGGCAG GTCTCTTCAAAGCAGAATGTTGTAGATGCTCTGATTCAGGAGGGATTTTCTACAGACATTGCCCGG TGGATGGCCACAAATCTCCGGCCAGTTAGTCAACCTGGTTCACCATCATCAGGCTTCTCATGGATTTTTGACCTCAAGGGCATTGCTGACATGTACAAGTCCTACGAAGAAACAAATTTATG GGAAACCGTGGAAAATGTCCCTCGTGGTGTTCATGTGAATTTTTTGAAGGCTGAGAGAAGCTTACATAGATGGGCTCTTGAAGATCTTCGAAGAATTCGTGCTGCAGAAGAATTGGCTGCAGATGAGGGAGCTGGGGTTCAGCTACATGTTCTTGAAGATGCTGGTCACTGG GTGCATGCTGACAACCCTGATGGGCTCTTTAGGATCCTCTCGTCTTCCTTTCTGGGATTGAGAACACAATAG
- the LOC135676475 gene encoding uncharacterized protein LOC135676475 isoform X2, producing MGGTVGQSINRVRRQDLSRIGLTSKPRQDYTCHVGRFSLHDPKIKYASSHRRLHACMALVDDKIVQPPNVVKPNLALAYDLVQGSLVSWNSFTDKSIPDPPTAVLLHGILGSRKNWGSFAKRLAQEFPTWQFLLVDLRCHGESALIKKNGPHTVASAALDVLKLVAQLRVTPRVLVGHSFGGKVALSMVEQAAKPLARPVRVWVLDATPGKVRAGGDGEDHPGELIAFLSMMPRQVSSKQNVVDALIQEGFSTDIARWMATNLRPVSQPGSPSSGFSWIFDLKGIADMYKSYEETNLWETVENVPRGVHVNFLKAERSLHRWALEDLRRIRAAEELAADEGAGVQLHVLEDAGHWVHADNPDGLFRILSSSFLGLRTQ from the exons ATGGGAGGAACGGTGGGGCAGTCCATCAATCGAGTACGGAGGCAGGATTTGAGTAGGATTGGGCTCACTTCCAAGCCAAGACAG GATTACACATGCCATGTTGGtcgattttctctacatgatccaaaGATAAAATATGCTTCATCTCATCGAAGATTACATGCGTGCATGGCGTTAGTTGATGATAAAATTGTTCAGCCACCTAATGTTGTGAAACCTAACTTAGCACTG GCATATGATCTGGTCCAAGGAAGCCTT GTAAGTTGGAATTCTTTTACGGACAAGTCAATACCTGATCCACCAACTGCTGTTCTCCTGCATGGAATTCTTGGTTCCAGGAAGAACTGGG GGTCTTTTGCTAAGAGATTGGCGCAAGAGTTTCCGACGTGGCAG TTTCTTTTAGTTGACTTGCGTTGCCATGGTGAATCGGCATTGATAAAGAAAAATGGGCCTCATACTGTTGCCTCAGCTGCACTTGACGTTTTAAAGCTT GTTGCACAACTTAGAGTGACACCTCGTGTCTTAGTTGGCCACAGCTTTGGCGGAAAAG TGGCCTTAAGTATGGTAGAACAAGCTGCAAAACCTCTTGCTAGACCTGTCAGG GTTTGGGTTCTTGATGCTACTCCCGGGAAGGTTCGAGCTGGAGGAGATGGTGAAGATCATCCTGGAGAATTGATTGCTTTTTTGAGTATGATGCCAAGGCAG GTCTCTTCAAAGCAGAATGTTGTAGATGCTCTGATTCAGGAGGGATTTTCTACAGACATTGCCCGG TGGATGGCCACAAATCTCCGGCCAGTTAGTCAACCTGGTTCACCATCATCAGGCTTCTCATGGATTTTTGACCTCAAGGGCATTGCTGACATGTACAAGTCCTACGAAGAAACAAATTTATG GGAAACCGTGGAAAATGTCCCTCGTGGTGTTCATGTGAATTTTTTGAAGGCTGAGAGAAGCTTACATAGATGGGCTCTTGAAGATCTTCGAAGAATTCGTGCTGCAGAAGAATTGGCTGCAGATGAGGGAGCTGGGGTTCAGCTACATGTTCTTGAAGATGCTGGTCACTGG GTGCATGCTGACAACCCTGATGGGCTCTTTAGGATCCTCTCGTCTTCCTTTCTGGGATTGAGAACACAATAG
- the LOC135676472 gene encoding fructokinase-2-like, producing the protein MGEKAGGEAGLVVSFGEMLIDFVPDVAGVSLAESPGFLKAPGGAPANVAVAVARLGGRSAFVGKFGDDEFGHMLVDILEENGVDIDGVLFDPHARTALAFVTLKRNGEREFMFYRNPSADMLLTESELNLSLIKRAKIFHYGSISLISEPCRSAHLAAMRAAKEAGALLSYDPNARLPLWPSEEAARAGIRSIWTEADFIKISDEEVAFLTQDDPQSEEVVMSLWSDGLKLMVVTDGEKGCRYFTKDFKGRVPGYRVNTVDTTGAGDAFLGALLNSIANDTSLFQNEGKLREALKVANASGAICTTRKGAIPALPTMPAATELVAKGK; encoded by the exons ATGGGTGAGAAGGCAGGAGGGGAGGCGGGGCTGGTGGTGTCGTTCGGGGAGATGCTGATCGACTTCGTGCCGGACGTGGCGGGGGTGTCTCTGGCGGAGTCGCCGGGCTTCCTGAAGGCACCCGGCGGAGCTCCGGCCAACGTCGCCGTCGCCGTGGCCAGGCTCGGCGGCCGCTCCGCCTTTGTTGGAAAG TTTGGTGATGATGAGTTTGGGCACATGCTTGTCGACATACTAGAGGAGAACGGGGTGGATATCGATGGTGTGCTGTTCGATCCTCATGCGCGTACCGCTCTAGCCTTCGTCACCCTCAAGAGGAATGGCGAGCGAGAGTTCATGTTTTACCGCAACCCCAGTGCAGATATGCTCCTGACTGAATCAGAGCTGAACCTTTCCCTCATCAAACGTGCCAAGATATTCCACTACGGCTCCATAAGTCTCATATCTGAGCCCTGCCGATCTGCACATCTTGCTGCCATGCGTGCTGCCAAAGAAGCTGGTGCCCTGCTATCTTATGACCCCAATGCAAGGCTTCCTCTGTGGCCATCGGAGGAGGCTGCTCGTGCTGGCATCAGGAGCATCTGGACTGAAGCTGACTTCATCAAG ATTAGTGACGAAGAGGTGGCTTTTCTAACACAAGATGATCCGCAGAGTGAGGAAGTTGTAATGTCACTGTGGTCTGACGGGTTAAAGCTGATGGTTGTCACTGATGGGGAGAAGGGATGCAGATATTTCACTAAG GATTTCAAGGGACGGGTACCAGGATATAGAGTCAACACAGTGGATACTACTGGTGCTGGGGATGCTTTTCTTGGTGCTCTTCTGAACTCCATTGCCAATGACACCTCTCTCTTCCAG aatGAGGGGAAGCTGAGGGAGGCACTCAAAGTAGCGAACGCTAGCGGAGCAATCTGCACAACCCGGAAAGGAGCAATTCCAGCCCTTCCAACCATGCCAGCGGCCACAGAACTTGTTGCCAAGGGGAAATGA
- the LOC135584279 gene encoding succinate dehydrogenase subunit 6, mitochondrial-like: MAEGSDSSAMGFLGRHYEEVKEHWKNNFAFLDYYKKTFGRRKPLPKWTDADVEEFIASDPVYGPQLKDIRESRKYAIFGALLGAAHLGGVSLRYSKSPHGFVLATGFGALCGGVLGLEVAEHWKQLYKIDKQAANLRFLYWWEDKTLGNQRN; the protein is encoded by the exons ATGGCTGAAGGCTCAGATTCGTCGGCGATGGGGTTCTTGGGGAGGCACTACGAGGAGGTGAAGGAGCACTGGAAGAATAACTTTGCTTTCTTGGACTACTACAAGAAGACATTCGGCCGCAGGAAGCCGCTCCCCAAGTGGACCGATGCCGACGTCGAGGAGTTCATCGCCTCCGATCCCGTCTACGGCCCCCAG TTGAAGGATATAAGGGAATCGAGGAAGTATGCAATTTTTGGAGCTCTACTTGGTGCAGCACATCTAGGTGGAGTTTCCTTGAGATACTCTAAGAGCCCTCATG GCTTTGTTTTGGCTACTGGGTTTGGAGCCCTCTGTGGTGGTGTCTTGGGACTGGAAGTTGCTGAACATTGGAAGCAGCTCTACAAGATTGATAAGCAGGCTGCGAATCTCAGGTTCCTTTACTGGTGGGAGGACAAAACTCTAG GAAATCAAAGAAACTGA
- the LOC135676475 gene encoding uncharacterized protein LOC135676475 isoform X3 — protein MAGASDLAVSRGWGRGWTVAGVGKGSGVRAVALLDPSARCRVPVRLQDYTCHVGRFSLHDPKIKYASSHRRLHACMALVDDKIVQPPNVVKPNLALAYDLVQGSLVSWNSFTDKSIPDPPTAVLLHGILGSRKNWGSFAKRLAQEFPTWQFLLVDLRCHGESALIKKNGPHTVASAALDVLKLVAQLRVTPRVLVGHSFGGKVALSMVEQAAKPLARPVRVSSKQNVVDALIQEGFSTDIARWMATNLRPVSQPGSPSSGFSWIFDLKGIADMYKSYEETNLWETVENVPRGVHVNFLKAERSLHRWALEDLRRIRAAEELAADEGAGVQLHVLEDAGHWVHADNPDGLFRILSSSFLGLRTQ, from the exons ATGGCGGGGGCTTCGGATCTTGCGGTGTCGCGCGGGTGGGGGCGGGGCTGGACGGTCGCTGGTGTGGGGAAAGGGTCGGGTGTTCGTGCTGTTGCGCTTCTCGATCCGAGCGCTAGATGTAGGGTTCCGGTCCGTCTTCAG GATTACACATGCCATGTTGGtcgattttctctacatgatccaaaGATAAAATATGCTTCATCTCATCGAAGATTACATGCGTGCATGGCGTTAGTTGATGATAAAATTGTTCAGCCACCTAATGTTGTGAAACCTAACTTAGCACTG GCATATGATCTGGTCCAAGGAAGCCTT GTAAGTTGGAATTCTTTTACGGACAAGTCAATACCTGATCCACCAACTGCTGTTCTCCTGCATGGAATTCTTGGTTCCAGGAAGAACTGGG GGTCTTTTGCTAAGAGATTGGCGCAAGAGTTTCCGACGTGGCAG TTTCTTTTAGTTGACTTGCGTTGCCATGGTGAATCGGCATTGATAAAGAAAAATGGGCCTCATACTGTTGCCTCAGCTGCACTTGACGTTTTAAAGCTT GTTGCACAACTTAGAGTGACACCTCGTGTCTTAGTTGGCCACAGCTTTGGCGGAAAAG TGGCCTTAAGTATGGTAGAACAAGCTGCAAAACCTCTTGCTAGACCTGTCAGG GTCTCTTCAAAGCAGAATGTTGTAGATGCTCTGATTCAGGAGGGATTTTCTACAGACATTGCCCGG TGGATGGCCACAAATCTCCGGCCAGTTAGTCAACCTGGTTCACCATCATCAGGCTTCTCATGGATTTTTGACCTCAAGGGCATTGCTGACATGTACAAGTCCTACGAAGAAACAAATTTATG GGAAACCGTGGAAAATGTCCCTCGTGGTGTTCATGTGAATTTTTTGAAGGCTGAGAGAAGCTTACATAGATGGGCTCTTGAAGATCTTCGAAGAATTCGTGCTGCAGAAGAATTGGCTGCAGATGAGGGAGCTGGGGTTCAGCTACATGTTCTTGAAGATGCTGGTCACTGG GTGCATGCTGACAACCCTGATGGGCTCTTTAGGATCCTCTCGTCTTCCTTTCTGGGATTGAGAACACAATAG